One region of Salvelinus sp. IW2-2015 linkage group LG1, ASM291031v2, whole genome shotgun sequence genomic DNA includes:
- the LOC112067735 gene encoding BUB3-interacting and GLEBS motif-containing protein ZNF207 isoform X1, with protein MGRKKKKQMKPWCWYCNRDFDDEKILIQHQKAKHFKCHICHKKLYTGPGLAIHCMQVHKETIDGVPNAIPGRVDIELEIYGMEGIPEKDMQERRRTLEQKQESQKKKQNQDDSDEDDDDDDAPGPSFVQQQMPAAQPQASYVPPMAQPGILPGARAPGMPPGAYSGMPPMMPGHGVPPMMHGMPPGMHGMPPGMMHGMGGMMPPMMQGMPGMPPGMPPHMGHRPGMPHMAQPPTPAGMPRPAAAAPAAVSKPLFPSAVQMGSHVPNTITASPSSTADSQSAASKPLFSNTPQAQQSASGAVPHSAPSTSSDPPKATFPAYTQSSASSSSSNPPSNTVAKPPATVTNKPATLTTMSATSKLIHPDEDISLEERRAQLPRYQRNVPRQGQVHMSAPPVAAVGGMMPPQQGMPPQQPGMRHPMHGQYGGPPQGMPGYMQGGMPPYGQGPPMGYQGGPPMGMRPPVMSPAGRY; from the exons ATGGGMcgaaagaagaagaagcagatgAAGCCATGGTGCTG GTATTGTAATCGAGATTTCGATGATGAAAAGATCCTCATCCAACATCAAAAGGCCAAACATTTTAAGTGCCATATATGTCACAAGAAGTTGTACACTGGTCCAGGGCTGGCAATCCACTGTATGCAG GTTCACAAAGAGACCATCGACGGGGTCCCCAACGCTATACCTGGAAGGGTAGACATAGAATTGGAAATCTATGGCATGGAAGGAATTCCAGAGAAGGATATGCAGGAGAGGAGACGGACATTGGAACAAAAGCAGG AGAgccagaagaagaagcagaatcAGGACGACTCTGACGAGGATGACGACGACGATGATGCTCCAGGCCCTTCGTTCGTTCAGCAGCAGATGCCTGCTGCCCAGCCCCAGGCTAGCTACGTCCCTCCCATGGCCCAGCCAGGCATCCTCCCCGGGGCCAGGGCTCCAGGCATGCCACCAGGAGCTTACTCAG GAATGCCCCCTATGATGCCAGGTCACGGTGTCCCGCCCATGATGCATGGGATGCCCCCTGGTATGCACGGAATGCCACCAGG CATGATGCACGGGATGGGAGGGATGATGCCTCCAATGATGCAAGGGATGCCCGGTATGCCGCCAG GAATGCCACCACACATGGGTCACCGTCCTGGTATGCCCCACATGGCCCAGCCCCCCACCCCGGCAGGGATGCCCCGGCCCGCCGCAGCAGCCCCTGCTGCCGTCAGCAAGCCCCTGTTCCCCAGCGCAGTACAG ATGGGCTCTCATGTTCCAAACACCATCACAGCCTCTCCCAGTAGCACTGCAGACTCTCAGTCTGCTGCCTCTAAGCCTCTGTTCTCTAACACTCCACAA GCCCAGCAGAGTGCCTCTGGAGCTGTGCCCCACAGCGCGCCCTCCACCTCCTCTGACCCTCCCAAAGCAACATTCCCCGCCTACACCCAGTCCTctgcctcctcatcctcctctaatCCCCCTAGTAACACTGTGGCCAAGCCCCCCGCCACAGTGACCAATAAGCCAGCCACCCTCACCACCATGAGTGCAACCAGTAAGTTGATCCACCCTGATGAGGATATCTCACTG GAGGAGCGACGGGCTCAGTTGCCCCGGTACCAGCGTAACGTGCCCAGGCAGGGGCAGGTTCACATGTCTGCCCCTCCTGTGGCGGCCGTGGGCGGCATGATGCCCCCACAGCAGGGCATGCCTCCGCAGCAGCCTGGCATGAGGCACCCCATGCACG gtcAGTATGGTGGTCCCCCCCAGGGCATGCCTGGCTACATGCAGGGTGGGATGCCTCCGTATGGGCAGGGCCCTCCGATGGGATACCAAGGAGGGCCTCCCATGGGCATGCGGCCCCCCGTCATGTCTCCTGCGGGACGATACTGA
- the LOC111981521 gene encoding uncharacterized protein: MEFLERTQGDSVEFYCISEFNASRPIGLYLKRKWLQPNQEVLFMYTEQKPSFYDDVKERIHVTGDPSTHRVNVTINQLNGTDTDLYYCEFVFPDASSVDQKIPSNMEFFLYVDNVGVRCSCTGYTPLLYALSAVVGLLLIFLMALGVAHYGKTRGDCVKPQPHQASTYEEMVGVRPPNRNGKVSPSYHPRPPLHLEEMDASAYENPPLSSRQENHYERPEESPLVSETAGEM, encoded by the exons ATGGAATTCTTGGAGAGAACGCAGGGTGACTCTGTAGAGTTCTACTGTATCTCTGAGTTCAATGCCTCCAGGCCCATTGGGCTCTACCTGAAACGCAAGTGGCTGCAGCCCAACCAAGAGGTCCTgttcatgtatactgaacaaaagccTTCGTTTTACGATGACGTCAAAGAGCGCATCCATGTCACGGGAGACCCGAGTACTCACCGGGTCAACGTGACCATCAACCAGCTGAACGGAACAGACACAGACCTCTACTACTGCGAGTTTGTCTTCCCCGATGCCTCCAGCGTCGATCAAAAGATTCCAAGCAATATGGAGTTCTTTCTGTACGTCGACAATGTTG GTGTTAGGTGTAGCTGTACTGGTTACACTCCACTGCTCTATGCCCTTTCTGCTGTTGTGGGGCTGTTACTCATCTTCCTTATGGCCCTGGGAGTGGCTCATTAT GGTAAGACCCGAGGAGACTGTGTCAAACCGCAGCCCCACCAGGCTTCCACCTACGAGGAGATGGTTGGGGTGCGGCCCCCCAACCGGAATGGAAAAGTGTCTCCCTCTTACCACCCGAGGCCCCCCCTGCATCTGGAGGAAATGGATGCTTCTGCCTATGAAAACCCCCCTCTCAGTTCTCGACAGGAAAACCACTACGAGAGGCCCGAAGAGTCACCGCTAGTATCTGAAACTGCTGGGGAGATGTGA
- the LOC112067735 gene encoding BUB3-interacting and GLEBS motif-containing protein ZNF207 isoform X2, translating into MGRKKKKQMKPWCWYCNRDFDDEKILIQHQKAKHFKCHICHKKLYTGPGLAIHCMQVHKETIDGVPNAIPGRVDIELEIYGMEGIPEKDMQERRRTLEQKQESQKKKQNQDDSDEDDDDDDAPGPSFVQQQMPAAQPQASYVPPMAQPGILPGARAPGMPPGAYSGMPPMMPGHGVPPMMHGMPPGMHGMPPGMMHGMGGMMPPMMQGMPGMPPGMPPHMGHRPGMPHMAQPPTPAGMPRPAAAAPAAVSKPLFPSAVQAQQSASGAVPHSAPSTSSDPPKATFPAYTQSSASSSSSNPPSNTVAKPPATVTNKPATLTTMSATSKLIHPDEDISLEERRAQLPRYQRNVPRQGQVHMSAPPVAAVGGMMPPQQGMPPQQPGMRHPMHGQYGGPPQGMPGYMQGGMPPYGQGPPMGYQGGPPMGMRPPVMSPAGRY; encoded by the exons ATGGGMcgaaagaagaagaagcagatgAAGCCATGGTGCTG GTATTGTAATCGAGATTTCGATGATGAAAAGATCCTCATCCAACATCAAAAGGCCAAACATTTTAAGTGCCATATATGTCACAAGAAGTTGTACACTGGTCCAGGGCTGGCAATCCACTGTATGCAG GTTCACAAAGAGACCATCGACGGGGTCCCCAACGCTATACCTGGAAGGGTAGACATAGAATTGGAAATCTATGGCATGGAAGGAATTCCAGAGAAGGATATGCAGGAGAGGAGACGGACATTGGAACAAAAGCAGG AGAgccagaagaagaagcagaatcAGGACGACTCTGACGAGGATGACGACGACGATGATGCTCCAGGCCCTTCGTTCGTTCAGCAGCAGATGCCTGCTGCCCAGCCCCAGGCTAGCTACGTCCCTCCCATGGCCCAGCCAGGCATCCTCCCCGGGGCCAGGGCTCCAGGCATGCCACCAGGAGCTTACTCAG GAATGCCCCCTATGATGCCAGGTCACGGTGTCCCGCCCATGATGCATGGGATGCCCCCTGGTATGCACGGAATGCCACCAGG CATGATGCACGGGATGGGAGGGATGATGCCTCCAATGATGCAAGGGATGCCCGGTATGCCGCCAG GAATGCCACCACACATGGGTCACCGTCCTGGTATGCCCCACATGGCCCAGCCCCCCACCCCGGCAGGGATGCCCCGGCCCGCCGCAGCAGCCCCTGCTGCCGTCAGCAAGCCCCTGTTCCCCAGCGCAGTACAG GCCCAGCAGAGTGCCTCTGGAGCTGTGCCCCACAGCGCGCCCTCCACCTCCTCTGACCCTCCCAAAGCAACATTCCCCGCCTACACCCAGTCCTctgcctcctcatcctcctctaatCCCCCTAGTAACACTGTGGCCAAGCCCCCCGCCACAGTGACCAATAAGCCAGCCACCCTCACCACCATGAGTGCAACCAGTAAGTTGATCCACCCTGATGAGGATATCTCACTG GAGGAGCGACGGGCTCAGTTGCCCCGGTACCAGCGTAACGTGCCCAGGCAGGGGCAGGTTCACATGTCTGCCCCTCCTGTGGCGGCCGTGGGCGGCATGATGCCCCCACAGCAGGGCATGCCTCCGCAGCAGCCTGGCATGAGGCACCCCATGCACG gtcAGTATGGTGGTCCCCCCCAGGGCATGCCTGGCTACATGCAGGGTGGGATGCCTCCGTATGGGCAGGGCCCTCCGATGGGATACCAAGGAGGGCCTCCCATGGGCATGCGGCCCCCCGTCATGTCTCCTGCGGGACGATACTGA